The Mycolicibacterium monacense genome contains the following window.
TAGTACTTCTTCATGGCGCGCCAACGCCGCAGGTGGTTGACAGTGGCACCTAGGGAGCGTGACACTTGTGGCGTGTTTTGTAAAGGTGTGATGTGACGTCGCCGGAAATCGCCGAGAGCGGGCTCTCGGCGCCCACACTTCTGGCGGGCGGATTCTGCTTCGGGGAGGGGCCCCGGTGGTTCGAAGGGCTGCTGTGGTTCTCCGACATGTTCGGCGAGGCGGTGCACACCGTGGACCTCAGCGGGTCGACGACGACCCTCGCGCTACCGGGCCACGCCCCGTCGGGCCTCGGCTTCCGCCCGGACGGTTCCCTGCTCATCACGTCGGTGGAACGCAGGCAGGTGCTGCGTTACGACGGGGACGCCGTCACGGTGATCGCCGATCTGCGTGACATGGTCCCCGCCAACCTCGGCGACATGGTCGTCGACGATGCGGGCCGCGCCTACATCGGGTCGCAGCAGCGCGAGAACGGGGTCATCGTCCGACTCGACACCGACGGCACCGCAACGGTGGTCGCCGACGGGCTCGACTTTCCCAACGGGATGGCGATCACCGAGGACCGCGCGACGTTGATCGTCGCCGAGTCGACCGGACGGCGCCTGACGGCCTTCACCATCGACGGCGACGGCGGTCTCGGTGACCGCCGGGCGTTCGCCGAGGGGCTCGACGGGCCGCCCGACGGCATCGCGGTCGATGCCGAGGGCGGCGTCTGGACCGCGATGACGCTGGCCCACCAGTTCGAGCGCGTGGTCGACGGCGGCGCGGTGACCGATCGCATCGACATCGGCGACCGCATGGCGATCGCCTGCGCGCTCGGCGGGCCGGAGCGGCGCATGCTGTTCCTGGTGTCGGCCACCGACGCCTATCCGGAGCGGCTCATCGGCACGAAGGGCTCACGGGTCGACACGACGATCGTCGATGTACCCGGAGCGGGGCTGCCCTGATGTCGGATTCGTATTACGAACTGGTGGGCGAGGATTCGCGCGGTGAGCGGTTCGTCGCCACCGATCTGGTGCGCAGCACGTGGTCGGCGGCGATCCAGCACGCCGCACCGGTGTCCGCGCTGCTGGTTCGGGCGCTGGAACGCTGTGAGCACCGCGACGACACCCGGCTCAGCCGCGTGATGGTCGATCTGCTGGGTCCGGTCCCGGCCGAGGGCGATCTGTGGGTCAGCGCCCAGCGGGAACGCGCGGGTAAGCAGATCGAACTGGTCAGCGCACAGATGGCGGCTCCGGGACCCGACGGTTCGCCGAGGCCGGTGGCGCGTGCGAGCGGATGGCGACTGCAGACGCTCGACACCACCGGCGTGGCGCACGCGGGCGCGCCTGCGCTGCCCCCACTGGCCGAGGCCCGCGGCCGCGACATGGCCAAGGACTGGGACCGCAACTACGTCCACAGCCTCGACTGGCGCTGGCTCACCAGGCCGCTGAACGACGGGCCGGGTGAATCGTGGATCACCCCCACCGTCGACCTGGTCAAGGGCGAGACGATGACACCGCTCGAGCGGTTGTTCTCCGTGGCCGACGACGCCAACGGGATCGGCACGAAACTCGATCCCCGACAGTGGACGTTCCTCAACACCGACCTCGTCGTGCACGTGCACCGGATCCCCGACGGCAGGTGGATCGGCATCCGGGCCGAGACCAGCTACGGCCCCGACGGAATCGGCACCACCACCGGCACGCTCTTCGACCAGACGGGACCCGTCGGCGCGATCCAGCAGTCGGTGCTGGTGCGGCCGCGGCCGCCCCGTTAGCGCCTACGCTGAGCGGGTGCGGTGGATCGTCGACGGGATGAACGTCATCGGCTGCCGCCCGGACGGGTGGTGGCGTGACCGCCGCGGTGCCATGACCGGTTTGGTCCTGGCGCTGGAGCGCTGGGCGGTCGCCGAGGGCGCCGAGGTGAGCGTGGTCTTCGAGAAGCCTTTGACGCCAACGCTTCTCTCCGATGCGGTGACCGTCACCCATGCGCCGGCAGCGGCGCCGAATTCGGCCGACGACGAGATCGTCCGCATGGTGCGTGCGGCCGACGATCCCGGCGAGATCGTCGTGGCGACGTCGGACCGCGCACTCGGCGAGCGGGTCCGCGCCGCGGGGGCGGCCACCTACCCCGCCGAGCGACTCCGCAACGACATCGACCCGCGCTGAGCGTTCAGTCCGTCAATCTCAGTGCCGCAGCGGGACACTGGGTGACCGCCTGCCGCATCCGGTCGCGGTCGGCAGCGGGCCGCTCGGGGCCGTGAATGGTCACCGTGCCGTCGTCCTGCACCTCGAACACATCCTCGGCGATCGACTCGCAGATCCCGTGCCCGGTGCATTTGGCGAGGTCGACCTCGACGCGCATGCCCTCTCCCTTCTCAGCGGACGACCGCCGGAAGCCGTTTGACGCCGTGGACGAAGGTGCTGAACAGCAGGTCGGGTTCGCCGAACTCGACATGGTTCAGTCGCGTCAGCAGTTCCCGGAACAGGTGCCGTAGTTCGGTCTTGGCGAGCTGGTTGCCGAGGCAGAAGTGCGGGCCACCGCCACCGAATCCGAGATGTGGATTCGGCGACCGGCTCAGGTCGA
Protein-coding sequences here:
- a CDS encoding NYN domain-containing protein; the encoded protein is MRWIVDGMNVIGCRPDGWWRDRRGAMTGLVLALERWAVAEGAEVSVVFEKPLTPTLLSDAVTVTHAPAAAPNSADDEIVRMVRAADDPGEIVVATSDRALGERVRAAGAATYPAERLRNDIDPR
- a CDS encoding ferredoxin — encoded protein: MRVEVDLAKCTGHGICESIAEDVFEVQDDGTVTIHGPERPAADRDRMRQAVTQCPAAALRLTD
- a CDS encoding SMP-30/gluconolactonase/LRE family protein, which codes for MTSPEIAESGLSAPTLLAGGFCFGEGPRWFEGLLWFSDMFGEAVHTVDLSGSTTTLALPGHAPSGLGFRPDGSLLITSVERRQVLRYDGDAVTVIADLRDMVPANLGDMVVDDAGRAYIGSQQRENGVIVRLDTDGTATVVADGLDFPNGMAITEDRATLIVAESTGRRLTAFTIDGDGGLGDRRAFAEGLDGPPDGIAVDAEGGVWTAMTLAHQFERVVDGGAVTDRIDIGDRMAIACALGGPERRMLFLVSATDAYPERLIGTKGSRVDTTIVDVPGAGLP
- a CDS encoding thioesterase family protein, encoding MSDSYYELVGEDSRGERFVATDLVRSTWSAAIQHAAPVSALLVRALERCEHRDDTRLSRVMVDLLGPVPAEGDLWVSAQRERAGKQIELVSAQMAAPGPDGSPRPVARASGWRLQTLDTTGVAHAGAPALPPLAEARGRDMAKDWDRNYVHSLDWRWLTRPLNDGPGESWITPTVDLVKGETMTPLERLFSVADDANGIGTKLDPRQWTFLNTDLVVHVHRIPDGRWIGIRAETSYGPDGIGTTTGTLFDQTGPVGAIQQSVLVRPRPPR